In the Natrinema sp. CBA1119 genome, CACCAACAACCGGCAGGAAACCGCCGAGTTCGTCGCCGACCAGTTCGGATTCGACTTCGACGTCGTCCGCGGGCGAGATCCGACGTTCGAGGGATACGAGCGGCGTAAGCCCGATCCCTACTATATCGAGGACGCGCTCGACCGACTCGGCGTCACGGACGGGCGCTACGTCGGCGACTCCCCGAAAGACGTCACGGCCGGCCGGGCGGCCGGCCTCGAGACCGCGTTCCTCCGACGGCCGCACAATCGCGAGCGCGAGCGACCGCCGAACGCGACCGACGAGATCGAGTCGCTGACCGACTTGCTGTCGCTGGTCGACTAGTCGGCTCGAAGGCGAGTAACTACTCGTTACCGACGGAAAATCCGTTATCCCTGGTACTCGAGGTACTGATCCGCGTCTCGAGCGAGCGTGCGCGCGCGGTCGCCGAAGGAGTCCGCGTGGCCGACGACGAGTACCAGCACCGTCTCCGGCCGTTCGACAGCGTAGCCGTCGTCGCGCGAGAGGAGTCCGGCCTCCTCGAGTTCGCCGGCGTACTTGCTCACCGTCGGCGCCGAGACGTCGAGCGCGTCGGCGAGATCGCCGGCGGTGGCGTCGGCGTTCAGGAGGAGTTCGATCAGCATCCCGCGGGGCGTCTCCCGTCGGAGGTAGCCGAGTGTGCCCTTCTCGAACTCGTCGAATCGATCGGCGGTGACGAACCGCTTGTAGTCGCCGTCTCGATAGCGCTCGATGGCGTCGAGTTCCTCGAGCCGGCGCAGGTGGTGTTGAGTCTCGCCGGTACCCAGCTGCAGGTCGTCGCGGATCTTCGAGAAGTGCGCACCGGGCGTCGTGGAGAGATAGCCCGCGATCGCGTCGCGCGCGTCGCTTTCACCCGTATCAGCCGCCGCTGAATCCGATCGTCCGACCAGCGGAGAGGCGGCGCCGAGGGCGGCGAATCGGCGCAGGGTCGCTCGTTTATCGTCGTCGACCCCATCGGATCCTGTCATACCTACCTACCGTCTCCAAGGACGCGGCCCGTAAAACAGGTTTCGCTCCGCTTTGTTCTCCGAGTATTACTGGTTAGGGATTCAATACGTGTGTCGAATCGACGGACGAAGCAGAGGAGAGACAATTCGCCGTCGTTACCGGCTCGAGACCGGGTCGAGTGTGTTGTGTGTATGAGCACCGCTCGAGGGTTCGCGACATGAACTGCGAAACGAGCGTTGCGAAGCGACCCGAACGGCGACTGTGAGCCGATCCTGCACCGACCGTGACGCGCGCGGATCGTGGCCGTTCAGTCGGTCGTCGACGACTCGTCTTCCGCGTCGGCCGGCATCTCGGTGCCGCCGTCGGCCTGACTCTGGAAGTCCTGATCCATCTCCTCGATGACTTCGTCGGGATCGGAGATGTTCGCCGGATCCTTCCCTTCCTTGATGGCCTGGGCTTCCTGTTCCATCGCTTCGACGTCCATATCCGCTTCCTGGTCGATCTCGCCGATTATCTCGGCGATATCGTCCAGGCCGATCAGTTCGCGGGTCTCGTCGTCGAACTCGCGGCTCTCGAGTTCCGAGCCGTCCTCCTCGACGTCGCTACCCGAGAGGTGCTTGCCGTAGCGGCCGACAAGCGAGGTGAGTTCCTGGGGCATGACGAACGTCGTCGACTCGCCCTGCCCGATGTCGCCGAGCGTCTCCATCCCCTTGTCGATGATCGCGCGTTCGCCCATCGACTCCGCGGAGCGGGCGCGCAACACGGTCGAAATCGAGTCTCCTTGCGCCTCGAGGATCTGACTCTGCTTTTCACCCTGTGCGCGGATGATCTCGCTCTGTTTGTCACCTTCGGCCTTCTCGACGGCGCTGCGGCGTTCACCTTGGGCCTCGAGGATCATCGCACGGCGTTTCCGCTCGGCGGAGGTCTGTTGCTCCATCGCGCGCTGGACGTCCTTCGAGGGGTTGACCTCGCGGACCTCGACCGACTCGACGCGGATCCCCCATTCGTCGGTGGGCTCGTCGAGTTCGGTGCGGATGCGGGCGTTGATCTCCTGGCGTTTGTTCAGCGTGTCGTCGAGTTCCATGTCACCCAGCACGGCACGGAGCGTCGTCTGAGCGAGATTCGAGACGGCGCGCTTGTAGTCGTCGACCTGCAGGAACGCCTTCTTGGCGTCCATCACCTTGATGTAGACGACGGCGTCGGCCGTCACGGGCGAGTTGTCGCGTGTGATCGCTTCCTGCCGGGGGACGTCCAGCGTCTGGGTTCGCATATCGAACGCGTACGTGTTCGAGACGAACGGCGGGACGAAGTTGATCCCCGGCTCGAGCAGCTTGCGGTACTCGCCGAAGACGGTGAGGGCGCGTTTCTCGTAGGCGTCGACGATCTCGATCGCGCTGAGTAAGGCGGCGATAACGACGACGAGGACGAGGGCACCGACGACTAACAGGGCAGCGCCGGCTGTCTGCATTGGAACCAATGGTACCACCATAGTCCGGAGTTACGGGGGTGGGGAGAAAAGCGTTCCCTTATTTCGTCAACATATGCGACTGAATCGCATGGGTTATCTCGACTGCTTATCCCGACCGCTCGGTCTCCGTTTCGGAGACCGACTCGTCGATGTCGTCAGCATCGGGGTCGGACACCGGCGCGTCGACATCGTCCACCTCAGTTTCCGCGGTCGGTTTGTCGCCGACGCTGCCGGTCTCGTCGGCACTCGCTCCATCGTCGGAGTCGGACGTCGCGTCCTGTGCGAGCGCGCGATCGATCTCGTCCTCGCCGATCGCACTGACGGATTCGACCGTTAGCACGTTTCCGCCACCCGGATCGAGGACGATGACCTCCTCGCCCTCCTCGATCGTGCCGTCGGTCGTCCGCGCGCTGTAGTAGGGGGCGAACCCGCCCTCGTCGAGTTTGACCTCGCCGCTACGGGTCGTGACGGTCTCGGTGACGTAGCCCGTCCGCCCGGAAAGCGAGTCCGAATCCGTCGTCCGACCGGACCCCTTTCCGCCGTAGAAGTCGAACTCCCGGTAGACGTACGCCGCGGCGAGCCCGATCACGAGCGTCAGCCCCGCCAGCACGAGCACGTTCGCCACGGGCGGAAAGAGCAGTCCGATGAGTCCGGCACCGACCAGCGCGATTCCGATGACGATGAGGTGGGCACCCGGCGAGAGGGCCTCGAGGACCATCAACACGAGTCCCGCAACCAGCAACAACAGCGGTATGTTCCCCACGAGAGATTCGACCATGTGCGGGGGTTGGGGCTTGTCCCGATTAAATGTTTACCGCATTTCACGAGTGATTTTATCGAGTCGGCGGGGAGTGACGCCGATTTGAGAACCGAAAAGGCGTCCACACGACCCAGCGACGACACGCCGGAACCGAACTCTCAGACGATA is a window encoding:
- a CDS encoding MarR family transcriptional regulator is translated as MTGSDGVDDDKRATLRRFAALGAASPLVGRSDSAAADTGESDARDAIAGYLSTTPGAHFSKIRDDLQLGTGETQHHLRRLEELDAIERYRDGDYKRFVTADRFDEFEKGTLGYLRRETPRGMLIELLLNADATAGDLADALDVSAPTVSKYAGELEEAGLLSRDDGYAVERPETVLVLVVGHADSFGDRARTLARDADQYLEYQG
- a CDS encoding SPFH domain-containing protein; its protein translation is MVVPLVPMQTAGAALLVVGALVLVVVIAALLSAIEIVDAYEKRALTVFGEYRKLLEPGINFVPPFVSNTYAFDMRTQTLDVPRQEAITRDNSPVTADAVVYIKVMDAKKAFLQVDDYKRAVSNLAQTTLRAVLGDMELDDTLNKRQEINARIRTELDEPTDEWGIRVESVEVREVNPSKDVQRAMEQQTSAERKRRAMILEAQGERRSAVEKAEGDKQSEIIRAQGEKQSQILEAQGDSISTVLRARSAESMGERAIIDKGMETLGDIGQGESTTFVMPQELTSLVGRYGKHLSGSDVEEDGSELESREFDDETRELIGLDDIAEIIGEIDQEADMDVEAMEQEAQAIKEGKDPANISDPDEVIEEMDQDFQSQADGGTEMPADAEDESSTTD
- a CDS encoding NfeD family protein, with protein sequence MVESLVGNIPLLLLVAGLVLMVLEALSPGAHLIVIGIALVGAGLIGLLFPPVANVLVLAGLTLVIGLAAAYVYREFDFYGGKGSGRTTDSDSLSGRTGYVTETVTTRSGEVKLDEGGFAPYYSARTTDGTIEEGEEVIVLDPGGGNVLTVESVSAIGEDEIDRALAQDATSDSDDGASADETGSVGDKPTAETEVDDVDAPVSDPDADDIDESVSETETERSG